A single window of Granulicella sibirica DNA harbors:
- a CDS encoding ribonucleotide-diphosphate reductase subunit beta, translating to MLTWSDEEVEVEKISVMPAVAEKPVVGLESYVAPISETAIDRNGTRVRVDDKAMINCRADVNQLLPLKYKWAWEKYLSGCNNHWMPTEVSMQADIALWKSPNGLTPDERRAIKRNLGFFAASESLVANNIVLAIYRHLTNPECRQYLLRQAFEEAVHTHTFQYIVESLGLNEGELFNMYREVPSITEKAAWAMKYTQSLADAAFSTGTAVKDRDFLRDLIAFYVVFEGMWFYTGFAQILSLGRRNKMVGIAEQYQYILRDESIHLNFGIDVINQIKAENPGLWSSEFQDEVSGMLRSAAELEAAYGRDTMPNGFLGLSAVLCEQYMHFIANRRCAQIGLAPVFAKTENPFPWMSEAMDLKKEKNFFETRVIEYQTGGSLGWD from the coding sequence ATGTTGACCTGGTCTGACGAAGAAGTCGAAGTAGAGAAGATAAGTGTAATGCCGGCAGTTGCAGAGAAGCCAGTCGTCGGCCTTGAGTCTTATGTTGCGCCTATAAGTGAGACGGCTATCGATCGCAATGGAACGCGGGTTCGCGTCGATGATAAGGCAATGATCAACTGTCGCGCCGATGTGAACCAGCTTCTTCCGTTGAAGTATAAGTGGGCCTGGGAGAAGTACCTCTCGGGCTGCAATAACCACTGGATGCCCACCGAGGTTTCGATGCAGGCGGATATCGCTCTCTGGAAGAGTCCGAACGGACTTACCCCCGATGAGCGGCGCGCGATCAAGCGGAACCTTGGCTTCTTTGCTGCTTCGGAGTCATTAGTTGCGAATAACATAGTGCTCGCAATCTACAGGCATCTGACGAATCCTGAATGCCGGCAGTATCTGCTTCGGCAGGCATTTGAAGAGGCGGTGCATACGCACACGTTCCAGTACATCGTCGAGAGCCTCGGATTGAACGAAGGCGAGTTGTTCAACATGTACCGTGAGGTTCCGTCGATTACGGAGAAGGCTGCGTGGGCGATGAAGTACACGCAATCCCTAGCGGACGCTGCGTTCAGTACGGGGACGGCGGTGAAGGACAGAGATTTTCTGCGTGACCTGATTGCTTTCTATGTGGTGTTCGAAGGTATGTGGTTTTATACGGGCTTTGCACAGATCCTGTCGCTCGGACGGCGCAACAAGATGGTTGGAATTGCCGAGCAGTATCAATACATTTTGCGTGATGAAAGCATTCATCTGAACTTCGGGATCGATGTCATCAACCAGATCAAGGCTGAGAATCCGGGGCTGTGGAGCAGTGAATTCCAGGATGAGGTAAGTGGCATGCTTCGTTCGGCGGCGGAGCTTGAAGCGGCTTACGGGCGCGACACGATGCCGAATGGATTCCTCGGTCTGAGTGCAGTGCTTTGCGAGCAATACATGCACTTCATTGCGAACCGTCGATGTGCACAGATTGGGCTCGCTCCGGTGTTTGCCAAGACGGAGAATCCGTTCCCGTGGATGAGCGAGGCCATGGATCTCAAGAAGGAGAAGAACTTCTTTGAGACGCGAGTGATCGAATACCAGACCGGCGGTTCGCTTGGTTGGGACTAG